Proteins from one Mixophyes fleayi isolate aMixFle1 chromosome 9, aMixFle1.hap1, whole genome shotgun sequence genomic window:
- the UBL4A gene encoding ubiquitin-like protein 4A has product MQVTVKALKGKEAIIQVSESDTVLAVKRLVEEKLQVPVSQQRLLFRGKALSDEHSLSFYSVGPGSRLNLMVKERITQEAAGSAVWKSLAVILAKHFSPSDAERVLQHVQKDYECSLSLLSLDDIERLATRILHPQLPDTIDLGFLD; this is encoded by the exons ATGCAGGTTACCGTGAAAGCGTTAAAAGGAAAAGAGGCCATTATCCAG GTCTCTGAAAGCGACACTGTTCTTGCAGTGAAAAGACTGGTGGAAGAAAAGTTGCAGGTGCCTGTGTCACAACAGCGACTGTTGTTCAGAGGCAAAGCGCTGTCAG ATGAACATAGTCTTTCTTTTTACTCCGTTGGGCCCGGCTCAAGACTGAACCTAATGGTGAAGGAGCGAATAACTCAGGAGGCCGCAGGGAGCGCCGTCTGGAAATCCTTGGCTGTCATCCTGGCGAAACATTTCAGCCCCTCTGATGCAGAGAGAGTTCTGCAACATGTACAGAAG GACTACGAATGCAGTCTGTCTCTTCTTAGCCTGGATGACATTGAACGGCTGGCTACACGGATCCTTCACCCGCAGCTACCAGATACCATAGACCTTGGATTCCTGGACTGA
- the INVS gene encoding inversin, which yields MNFQPQGSSLASPVHAAAVTGDKATLLRLIGSNSGLIDQEDQLGRTSLMYSVLGDRRACAEVLLRYGAQVNRSDKSGRTVLHLAAQTGNHRLLKLLLSRRADCTHRDLRDITALHLSTRHQDTRCLALLLKHTPPGQVDAQDQRKQTALHWSAYYNRPRHVRLLVRHGSNIGIPDQEGKIPLHWAAGHKDPEAALTVRCLLEAAPTESLLNWQDYEGRTPLHLAVGDGNQEVVRLLTSYRGCNVAPYDNLFRTPLHWAALLGHTPIANLLLERNRSPNIPSDSQGATPLHYAAQGNCPDTVKILLAHPSVRDEADLEGRTAFMWAAGKGSDEAVKAMLELDPELEINRTDKYGGTALHAASLSGQISTVRILLESSAQVDAADVMKHTPLFRACEMGHREVIYTLIKGGAKVHLVDKDGRSPLHWAALGGNANVCQILIENNINPNAQDYEGRTPLQCAAYGGYIGCMEILMENKADPNIQDKNGRTALHWSCNNGYLDAIKLLLHYNAFPNQMESTEERYTPLDYALLGGHQEVIQFMLEHGALSIAAIQDIAASKIQAVYKAHKVRRAFRERKNLLMKHEQLRKDAAAKKREGESKRKLRIGQSDKEEHKEEKQTEIQGCFRGRQEDDGHNEAQQKRSTKERLQELTNKTKVKEHQRENRTIEQLQVGHTSPRHKEVCGTPNKGSPRKTSHSQPTSSPTVVAENKYNADGLSEKQEENRKNWRSKKESSDNMIPEKEHHGRRKSHKELREDSDFSVKVESNEKGGRNRLCIQELETSVNIINKEEAIQKQSTRTPKNKRENLDRNTPKMGACSTTEPISSRINKESSVMVIEITNDKNNSSQHRENSDRQKYKERSSSARAGQRPTTGKQSKCDGQKCLGKVQRSTSGSRCRHIKQTDIDRKGVMCSPTSDISFRRAPTIPLPRECSRPGQSALSWQQLDIELIPLEARLQLVEREKARKQLFQRKNQAAVVIQRAWRKHRSRKKTNRTKPHSPHIRQV from the coding sequence ATGAACTTTCAGCCCCAGGGCTCTTCCTTGGCCTCCCCTGTGCATGCAGCTGCTGTGACAGGGGACAAGGCAACCCTGCTGCGGCTAATTGGCTCCAACTCAGGTCTTATTGATCAGGAAGACCAGCTCGGAAGAACCTCTCTGATGTACAGCGTGTTGGGTGACCGCAGAGCCTGTGCAGAAGTTCTCTTACGTTATGGCGCCCAGGTGAATCGTTCTGATAAAAGTGGGAGGACCGTGTTACATCTGGCTGCCCAAACTGGAAACCACCGTCTGCTGAAACTGCTTTTGTCTCGTAGGGCTGACTGTACACACCGTGATTTACGTGACATCACGGCACTACACCTCTCAACCCGTCACCAAGATACCCGTTGCTTGGCTCTTCTTCTGAAACACACGCCACCTGGTCAGGTGGATGCCCAGGATCAGAGAAAGCAAACGGCACTGCATTGGAGCGCCTACTACAACCGGCCACGGCATGTCAGGTTGTTAGTGCGTCATGGATCCAACATTGGCATCCCTGACCAGGAAGGTAAGATACCACTGCATTGGGCCGCAGGGCACAAAGATCCAGAAGCTGCGCTAACTGTGCGTTGTTTGCTGGAAGCAGCTCCAACAGAATCTTTGCTCAACTGGCAGGACTACGAAGGCCGCACTCCTCTGCACCTTGCTGTTGGTGATGGTAATCAAGAGGTGGTGCGGCTGCTGACGTCCTATCGGGGTTGTAACGTGGCACCTTATGACAATCTCTTCCGTACCCCTCTGCACTGGGCAGCACTGTTAGGTCATACTCCAATTGCAAATCTCCTCCTGGAAAGAAATCGCTCCCCCAACATTCCTTCCGACAGCCAAGGAGCAACCCCTCTGCATTACGCTGCCCAGGGAAATTGTCCTGATACTGTGAAGATTCTGCTGGCTCACCCTTCTGTAAGAGATGAGGCAGATTTAGAGGGCAGGACTGCATTTATGTGGGCAGCAGGGAAAGGCAGCGATGAGGCAGTAAAAGCTATGCTTGAGCTAGACCCAGAGTTAGAGATAAACAGAACGGATAAATACGGAGGGACCGCACTTCACGCTGCCTCTTTATCTGGACAGATCAGCACCGTACGTATTCTTTTAGAAAGCAGCGCTCAAGTGGATGCTGCAGACGTCATGAAGCACACACCACTGTTCAGAGCATGTGAAATGGGACACAGAGAGGTCATCTATACCTTAATTAAAGGAGGTGCTAAAGTTCATCTTGTGGACAAAGATGGACGCTCTCCACTTCATTGGGCAGCATTAGGAGGCAATGCCAATGTATGTCAAATACttatagaaaataatattaaCCCCAATGCCCAGGACTACGAAGGTAGGACGCCTTTGCAGTGCGCAGCCTACGGCGGCTATATTGGTTGCATGGAAATACTAATGGAGAACAAGGCAGATCCCAACATCCAGGATAAGAATGGGCGCACAGCTCTGCACTGGTCCTGCAACAATGGTTACCTAGATGCAATAAAACTTCTGCTACACTATAACGCCTTTCCTAACCAGATGGAAAGCACTGAAGAGAGATACACACCTTTGGATTATGCTTTGCTTGGTGGGCACCAGGAAGTGATACAATTTATGCTGGAACACGGTGCCCTGTCTATTGCCGCAATACAGGACATTGCCGCCTCGAAAATTCAGGCAGTATACAAGGCACACAAAGTGCGGAGGGCTTTCAGAGAGAGGAAGAACCTGTTAATGAAACACGAACAGCTGAGGAAAGatgcagcagccaaaaagagaGAGGGCGAAAGTAAAAGGAAATTGAGAATTGGTCAGTCAGACAAAGAGGAGCATAAAGAAGAAAAGCAGACTGAAATCCAAGGTTGTTTCAGGGGCCGACAAGAAGACGACGGTCATAATGAAGCACAACAGAAAAGAAGTACAAAAGAAAGACTGCAAGAGCTTACAAACAAGACAAAAGTGAAAGAGCACCAAAGAGAAAACAGGACAATAGAGCAACTGCAAGTTGGACACACATCTCCAAGACACAAAGAGGTTTGTGGGACACCCAACAAAGGTAGTCCAAGGAAAACCTCTCATTCTCAGCCCACTTCATCCCCAACCGTAGTTGCCGAGAACAAATATAATGCAGATGGCCTAAGTGAGAAACAAGAAGAAAATAGGAAAAACTGGAGGTCTAAAAAGGAATCCAGCGATAATATGATCCCTGAAAAAGAGCATCATGGGCGTAGGAAATCTCACAAGGAACTTAGAGAAGATTCTGATTTTTCTGTAAAGGTAGAGAGCAATGAAAAAGGTGGTAGAAATAGACTTTGCATCCAGGAACTAGAAACTTCAGTAAATATCATCAATAAAGAGGAGGCCATTCAAAAGCAAAGCACTAGAACTCCAAAGAATAAAAGAGAAAACTTGGATAGAAATACTCCAAAAATGGGGGCTTGTAGTACTACAGAACCTATATCATCTAGGATAAATAAAGAATCTTCTGTTATGGTAATCGAGATAACAAATGATAAGAATAATTCTTCCCAACATAGAGAAAATTCAGACAGGCAAAAGTACAAGGAAAGAAGTAGTTCGGCCAGAGCCGGACAGAGACCTACAACCGGAAAACAGTCGAAGTGTGACGGACAAAAATGTTTAGGAAAGGTACAACGTAGCACTTCTGGTTCACGCTGTAGGCATATTAAACAGACAGACATAGATAGAAAGGGAGTAATGTGCTCTCCAACAAGTGATATTAGCTTCAGGCGGGCACCGACCATACCATTACCCAGAGAGTGTTCAAGACCCGGGCAAAGTGCCCTGTCCTGGCAGCAGCTGGACATTGAGCTGATTCCATTGGAGGCAAGACTCCAACTGGTGGAAAGGGAGAAGGCCAGAAAGCAGCTCTTCCAACGCAAAAACCAAGCGGCTGTTGTTATCCAGAGGGCCTGGAGAAAGCATAGAAGCAGGAAAAAGACTAACCGTACGAAGCCCCATTCACCACACATCCGCCAAGTATAG
- the LOC142101028 gene encoding selenide, water dikinase 2-like: MAAGSLPASMAPYFPGYRAFDPESLGLGAAFRLTSFSDMKGUGCKVPRETLLRLLTGLEEGEPRETGGEPEGSCAVQDGGTPRLGIGMDSCVIPLRHRGLSLVQTTDFFYPSVEDPYMQGRIACANVLSDLYAMGITECDNMLMLLSVSQKMTEEEREKVTPLMIKGFKDAAEEGGTSVTGGQTVVNPWIIIGGVASVVCQSNEFIMPHNAVPGDVLVLTKPLGTQVAVNAHQWLDNPDRWSKIRLVVSREEVELGYQEAMFNMATLNRTAAALMHTFNAHAATDITGFGILGHAQNLAQEQQSEVNFVIHNLPIIAKMAAITKACGNRFGLLQGTSAETSGGLLICLPREQAARFCAEIKSPKYGEGHQAWIIGIVEKGNRSARIIEKPRIIEVTPRGAGTSDSSSSTTPSLDGPY, translated from the exons ATGGCTGCCGGGTCCTTGCCTGCCTCCATGGCGCCGTACTTTCCGGGGTACCGAGCCTTTGACCCGGAGTCTCTGGGCTTAGGGGCTGCGTTCCGCCTCACCTCGTTCTCTGACATGAAGGGGTGAGGGTGTAAAGTCCCGCGGGAGACGCTGCTCAGGCTCCTGACGGGACTGGAGGAGGGGGAGCCCAGGGAGACGGGCGGGGAACCGGAGGGGTCATGTGCGGTGCAGGATGGAGGGACCCCGAGGCTAG GTATTGGGATGGACTCATGTGTAATACCTCTGAGACACAGGGGGCTGTCCCTGGTTCAGACCACTGATTTCTTCTACCCATCTGTAGAGGACCCCTACATGCAG GGTCGCATTGCCTGTGCTAATGTGTTGAGTGACCTGTACGCCATGGGAATTACAGAATGTGACAACATGCTGATgcttctcagtgtcagtcagaaGATGACCGAGGAG GAGAGGGAGAAAGTTACACCTCTCATGATTAAAGGCTTTAAAGATGCTGCTGAGGAGGGAGGCACCTCTGTCACTGGGGGCCAGACTGTGGTAAACCCCTGGATCATCATCGGTGGAGTGGCTTCTGTCGTCTGCCAGTCAAATGAATTCATTAT GCCTCACAATGCTGTGCCAGGAGATGTTCTTGTACTGACGAAACCTCTGGGGACACAGGTGGCCGTGAACGCGCATCAGTGGTTGGACAAC CCGGACCGCTGGAGTAAAATCCGCCTGGTGGTGAGCAGAGAAGAAGTTGAGCTGGGCTATCAGGAAGCTATGTTTAATATGGCTACTCTTAATCGTACAG CTGCGGCGTTGATGCACACGTTTAATGCCCACGCTGCCACTGATATTACCGGTTTTGGAATTTTGGGACATGCCCAGAACCTGGCTCAGGAGCAACAAAGTGAAGTCAACTTCGTGATCCACAATTTGCCGATTATTGCCAAAATGGCAGCCATCACAAAGGCCTGTGGAAACCGCTTTGGTTTGCTTCAAGGAACATCAGCGGAGACATCTG GTGGCCTGCTAATTTGCCTTCCTCGGGAGCAGGCTGCTCGCTTCTGCGCAGAGATCAAATCACCAAAGTATGGCGAGGGACATCAAGCCTGGATCATTGGTATAGTAGAGAAAGGAAACAGGTCAGCCCGTATCATTGAAAAACCACGGATTATTGAAGTGACCCCGCGAGGAGCTGGGACCAGTGACAGCAGTAGCAGCACTACACCCAGCCTGGATGGACCATACTAA